In Equus caballus isolate H_3958 breed thoroughbred chromosome 7, TB-T2T, whole genome shotgun sequence, one DNA window encodes the following:
- the NXPE4 gene encoding NXPE family member 4 isoform X1 gives MSVINRKSLLVLLFILASWITFTVVQNSAKLWTTLKLPISLHHWNYFTNSLCPDASLNPVVSLAETELRIKKIMEELDQLVPPRPFTHVNTTTSAAHSRATLLNPQDTYCKGDQLDILLQVRDHLGRRKEYGGDFLRARMSSPALQAGASGKVTDFNNGTYLVSFTLFWEGQVSLSLLLIHPSEGVSALWRARNQGYDKVIFTGQFASGTSHVNTDCALLLNSSAELCQYLDAQDQEAFYCVKPPQAPCAALTHMYSKNKEVSYLSEQERSLFERSNVGVEIMENFDAISVSQCNKKRVPTKKKCKFGMTSTIPSGHVWKDTWNPVSCSLAPIKMKECLRGKFIHLMGDSTIRQWMEYFKSSINTLKSVDLHELGKFQNLLAVDLDKNINIQWQKHGYPLIGSLIYSVKDIEYLARVIDRTGGEKNTIIVISLGQHFRPFPIDVFIRRALNVHKAVQRLLLRSPDTMVIIKAENIRDMDADMERFSDFHGYIQYLVIKDIFQDLNVGIIDAWDMTIAYGTNNVHPPQSVVRNQINILLNYIC, from the exons TTATGGACTACACTCAAgttgcccatctccctccatcaCTGGAATTACTTCACAAACTCCTTATGTCCTGACGCATCGCTGAATCCAGTAGTTTCGCTAGCAGAGACTGAGctgagaataaagaaaatcatGGAGGAACTAGACCAGCTGGTCCCACCCAGACCCTTCACTCACGTGAACACCACCACCAGTGCCGCACACAGCAGAGCTACCCTCCTCAACCCGCAAGACACATACTGCAAAGGGGATCAGCTAGACATCCTGCTGCAGGTGAGGGACCACCTGGGACGCAGGAAGGAATATGGCGGGGATTTCCTGCGGGCCAGGATGTCCTCCCCCGCCCTGCAGGCAGGCGCTTCAGGAAAGGTGACAGACTTTAACAATGGCACCTACCTTGTCAGCTTCACTCTGTTCTGGGAGGGCcaggtctctctgtctctcctgctcaTCCACCCCAGTGAAGGGGTGTCGGCTCTCTGGAGGGCAAGGAACCAAGGCTATGACAAGGTGATCTTCACGGGCCAGTTTGCCAGTGGCACCTCCCATGTCAATACTGACTGTGCCCTGCTTTTAAACTCAAGTGCTGAACTGTGCCAGTACCTGGATGCCCAAGACCAAGAAGCCTTCTACTGTGTGAAGCCTCCACAGGCGCCCTGTGCTGCACTCACCCACATGTATTCCAAAAACAAGGAAGTTTCTTATCTTAGCGAACAAGAAAGGAGCCTCTTTGAAAG GTCAAATGTGGGTGTAGAGATTATGGAAAACTTCGATGCCATCAGTGTCTCCCAATGCAACA AAAAAAGAGTTCCAAcgaaaaagaaatgcaagtttGGAATGACATCCACAATCCCCAGTGGACACGTCTGGAAAGACACATGGAATCCTGTCTCCTGTAGTTTGGCTCcgattaaaatgaaagaatgccTAAGGGGAAAATTCATACATCTAATGGGAGATTCCACAATCCGCCAGTGGATGGAATACTTCAAAAGCAGTATCAACA CACTGAAGTCAGTGGATCTGCATGAACTTGGAAAATTTCAAAACCTGCTTGCTGTGGACTTGGATAAGAATATCAACATCCAGTGGCAAAAACATGGTTACCCCTTGATTGGATCATTGATCTACTCAGTCAAAGATATTGAGTACCTCGCCCGGGTCATTGACAGAactggaggagagaaaaatacCATCATTGTTATTTCTCTGGGCCAGCATTTCAGACCGTTTCCCATTGATGTTTTTATCCGAAGGGCCCTCAATGTCCACAAAGCTGTTCAGCGTCTTCTTCTGAGAAGCCCAGATACTATGGTAATTATCAAGGCAGAAAATATCAGGGATATGGACGCTGACATGGAGAGATTTAGTGACTTTCATGGTTACATCCAATATCTTGTCATAAAGGACATTTTCCAGGATCTTAATGTGGGCATCATTGATGCCTGGGATATGACAATTGCATATGGCACAAATAATGTCCACCCACCTCAATCTGTAGTCAGAAATCAGATTAATATATTGTTAAACTATATTTGCTAG
- the NXPE4 gene encoding NXPE family member 4 isoform X4, with protein sequence MYSKNKEVSYLSEQERSLFERSNVGVEIMENFDAISVSQCNKKRVPTKKKCKFGMTSTIPSGHVWKDTWNPVSCSLAPIKMKECLRGKFIHLMGDSTIRQWMEYFKSSINTLKSVDLHELGKFQNLLAVDLDKNINIQWQKHGYPLIGSLIYSVKDIEYLARVIDRTGGEKNTIIVISLGQHFRPFPIDVFIRRALNVHKAVQRLLLRSPDTMVIIKAENIRDMDADMERFSDFHGYIQYLVIKDIFQDLNVGIIDAWDMTIAYGTNNVHPPQSVVRNQINILLNYIC encoded by the exons ATGTATTCCAAAAACAAGGAAGTTTCTTATCTTAGCGAACAAGAAAGGAGCCTCTTTGAAAG GTCAAATGTGGGTGTAGAGATTATGGAAAACTTCGATGCCATCAGTGTCTCCCAATGCAACA AAAAAAGAGTTCCAAcgaaaaagaaatgcaagtttGGAATGACATCCACAATCCCCAGTGGACACGTCTGGAAAGACACATGGAATCCTGTCTCCTGTAGTTTGGCTCcgattaaaatgaaagaatgccTAAGGGGAAAATTCATACATCTAATGGGAGATTCCACAATCCGCCAGTGGATGGAATACTTCAAAAGCAGTATCAACA CACTGAAGTCAGTGGATCTGCATGAACTTGGAAAATTTCAAAACCTGCTTGCTGTGGACTTGGATAAGAATATCAACATCCAGTGGCAAAAACATGGTTACCCCTTGATTGGATCATTGATCTACTCAGTCAAAGATATTGAGTACCTCGCCCGGGTCATTGACAGAactggaggagagaaaaatacCATCATTGTTATTTCTCTGGGCCAGCATTTCAGACCGTTTCCCATTGATGTTTTTATCCGAAGGGCCCTCAATGTCCACAAAGCTGTTCAGCGTCTTCTTCTGAGAAGCCCAGATACTATGGTAATTATCAAGGCAGAAAATATCAGGGATATGGACGCTGACATGGAGAGATTTAGTGACTTTCATGGTTACATCCAATATCTTGTCATAAAGGACATTTTCCAGGATCTTAATGTGGGCATCATTGATGCCTGGGATATGACAATTGCATATGGCACAAATAATGTCCACCCACCTCAATCTGTAGTCAGAAATCAGATTAATATATTGTTAAACTATATTTGCTAG
- the NXPE4 gene encoding NXPE family member 4 isoform X2, translated as MSVINRKSLLVLLFILASWITFTVVQNSAKLWTTLKLPISLHHWNYFTNSLCPDASLNPVVSLAETELRIKKIMEELDQLVPPRPFTHVNTTTSAAHSRATLLNPQDTYCKGDQLDILLQVRDHLGRRKEYGGDFLRARMSSPALQAGASGKVTDFNNGTYLVSFTLFWEGQVSLSLLLIHPSEGVSALWRARNQGYDKVIFTGQFASGTSHVNTDCALLLNSSAELCQYLDAQDQEAFYCVKPPQAPCAALTHMYSKNKEVSYLSEQERSLFERSNVGVEIMENFDAISVSQCNTLKSVDLHELGKFQNLLAVDLDKNINIQWQKHGYPLIGSLIYSVKDIEYLARVIDRTGGEKNTIIVISLGQHFRPFPIDVFIRRALNVHKAVQRLLLRSPDTMVIIKAENIRDMDADMERFSDFHGYIQYLVIKDIFQDLNVGIIDAWDMTIAYGTNNVHPPQSVVRNQINILLNYIC; from the exons TTATGGACTACACTCAAgttgcccatctccctccatcaCTGGAATTACTTCACAAACTCCTTATGTCCTGACGCATCGCTGAATCCAGTAGTTTCGCTAGCAGAGACTGAGctgagaataaagaaaatcatGGAGGAACTAGACCAGCTGGTCCCACCCAGACCCTTCACTCACGTGAACACCACCACCAGTGCCGCACACAGCAGAGCTACCCTCCTCAACCCGCAAGACACATACTGCAAAGGGGATCAGCTAGACATCCTGCTGCAGGTGAGGGACCACCTGGGACGCAGGAAGGAATATGGCGGGGATTTCCTGCGGGCCAGGATGTCCTCCCCCGCCCTGCAGGCAGGCGCTTCAGGAAAGGTGACAGACTTTAACAATGGCACCTACCTTGTCAGCTTCACTCTGTTCTGGGAGGGCcaggtctctctgtctctcctgctcaTCCACCCCAGTGAAGGGGTGTCGGCTCTCTGGAGGGCAAGGAACCAAGGCTATGACAAGGTGATCTTCACGGGCCAGTTTGCCAGTGGCACCTCCCATGTCAATACTGACTGTGCCCTGCTTTTAAACTCAAGTGCTGAACTGTGCCAGTACCTGGATGCCCAAGACCAAGAAGCCTTCTACTGTGTGAAGCCTCCACAGGCGCCCTGTGCTGCACTCACCCACATGTATTCCAAAAACAAGGAAGTTTCTTATCTTAGCGAACAAGAAAGGAGCCTCTTTGAAAG GTCAAATGTGGGTGTAGAGATTATGGAAAACTTCGATGCCATCAGTGTCTCCCAATGCAACA CACTGAAGTCAGTGGATCTGCATGAACTTGGAAAATTTCAAAACCTGCTTGCTGTGGACTTGGATAAGAATATCAACATCCAGTGGCAAAAACATGGTTACCCCTTGATTGGATCATTGATCTACTCAGTCAAAGATATTGAGTACCTCGCCCGGGTCATTGACAGAactggaggagagaaaaatacCATCATTGTTATTTCTCTGGGCCAGCATTTCAGACCGTTTCCCATTGATGTTTTTATCCGAAGGGCCCTCAATGTCCACAAAGCTGTTCAGCGTCTTCTTCTGAGAAGCCCAGATACTATGGTAATTATCAAGGCAGAAAATATCAGGGATATGGACGCTGACATGGAGAGATTTAGTGACTTTCATGGTTACATCCAATATCTTGTCATAAAGGACATTTTCCAGGATCTTAATGTGGGCATCATTGATGCCTGGGATATGACAATTGCATATGGCACAAATAATGTCCACCCACCTCAATCTGTAGTCAGAAATCAGATTAATATATTGTTAAACTATATTTGCTAG
- the NXPE4 gene encoding NXPE family member 4 isoform X3 encodes MEELDQLVPPRPFTHVNTTTSAAHSRATLLNPQDTYCKGDQLDILLQVRDHLGRRKEYGGDFLRARMSSPALQAGASGKVTDFNNGTYLVSFTLFWEGQVSLSLLLIHPSEGVSALWRARNQGYDKVIFTGQFASGTSHVNTDCALLLNSSAELCQYLDAQDQEAFYCVKPPQAPCAALTHMYSKNKEVSYLSEQERSLFERSNVGVEIMENFDAISVSQCNKKRVPTKKKCKFGMTSTIPSGHVWKDTWNPVSCSLAPIKMKECLRGKFIHLMGDSTIRQWMEYFKSSINTLKSVDLHELGKFQNLLAVDLDKNINIQWQKHGYPLIGSLIYSVKDIEYLARVIDRTGGEKNTIIVISLGQHFRPFPIDVFIRRALNVHKAVQRLLLRSPDTMVIIKAENIRDMDADMERFSDFHGYIQYLVIKDIFQDLNVGIIDAWDMTIAYGTNNVHPPQSVVRNQINILLNYIC; translated from the exons atGGAGGAACTAGACCAGCTGGTCCCACCCAGACCCTTCACTCACGTGAACACCACCACCAGTGCCGCACACAGCAGAGCTACCCTCCTCAACCCGCAAGACACATACTGCAAAGGGGATCAGCTAGACATCCTGCTGCAGGTGAGGGACCACCTGGGACGCAGGAAGGAATATGGCGGGGATTTCCTGCGGGCCAGGATGTCCTCCCCCGCCCTGCAGGCAGGCGCTTCAGGAAAGGTGACAGACTTTAACAATGGCACCTACCTTGTCAGCTTCACTCTGTTCTGGGAGGGCcaggtctctctgtctctcctgctcaTCCACCCCAGTGAAGGGGTGTCGGCTCTCTGGAGGGCAAGGAACCAAGGCTATGACAAGGTGATCTTCACGGGCCAGTTTGCCAGTGGCACCTCCCATGTCAATACTGACTGTGCCCTGCTTTTAAACTCAAGTGCTGAACTGTGCCAGTACCTGGATGCCCAAGACCAAGAAGCCTTCTACTGTGTGAAGCCTCCACAGGCGCCCTGTGCTGCACTCACCCACATGTATTCCAAAAACAAGGAAGTTTCTTATCTTAGCGAACAAGAAAGGAGCCTCTTTGAAAG GTCAAATGTGGGTGTAGAGATTATGGAAAACTTCGATGCCATCAGTGTCTCCCAATGCAACA AAAAAAGAGTTCCAAcgaaaaagaaatgcaagtttGGAATGACATCCACAATCCCCAGTGGACACGTCTGGAAAGACACATGGAATCCTGTCTCCTGTAGTTTGGCTCcgattaaaatgaaagaatgccTAAGGGGAAAATTCATACATCTAATGGGAGATTCCACAATCCGCCAGTGGATGGAATACTTCAAAAGCAGTATCAACA CACTGAAGTCAGTGGATCTGCATGAACTTGGAAAATTTCAAAACCTGCTTGCTGTGGACTTGGATAAGAATATCAACATCCAGTGGCAAAAACATGGTTACCCCTTGATTGGATCATTGATCTACTCAGTCAAAGATATTGAGTACCTCGCCCGGGTCATTGACAGAactggaggagagaaaaatacCATCATTGTTATTTCTCTGGGCCAGCATTTCAGACCGTTTCCCATTGATGTTTTTATCCGAAGGGCCCTCAATGTCCACAAAGCTGTTCAGCGTCTTCTTCTGAGAAGCCCAGATACTATGGTAATTATCAAGGCAGAAAATATCAGGGATATGGACGCTGACATGGAGAGATTTAGTGACTTTCATGGTTACATCCAATATCTTGTCATAAAGGACATTTTCCAGGATCTTAATGTGGGCATCATTGATGCCTGGGATATGACAATTGCATATGGCACAAATAATGTCCACCCACCTCAATCTGTAGTCAGAAATCAGATTAATATATTGTTAAACTATATTTGCTAG